One Styela clava chromosome 4, kaStyClav1.hap1.2, whole genome shotgun sequence genomic window, TCAGAATCAGATTCACCTGAAGTCAAAAATCAAGATGATAAAGTATGCACCATTCTTGTTGATATATAAACTTAGTGCTGTTATCAGCAACTAATTTTTTGACTAATGTTTGATTCAGTTAATAAATGAGAAACATGAAGATCTTCTCAAAAGACTTGATGAGCTTGAGTTATTAGAGGAAGAAGAAGATGGAATAAATAGGTtagtaaatttttttgatttcttgTTGTTTTATTCAGATTCACTATTTGGCATTTGGTAAAGCATTGGTATAGTAGTATCAAAAAGACCTTTGTTTGTTTTAACATACTATTAGAATAAatggcgctccggaagtgtatgtaccaatatggaggtaactaattttgttcgcctgctttCAAGTTGAGCAgcgtcaagttgtgtaaagggactgaaacctatgggcacttggctaacacagacagtccccgaacttgtaataggactaaaataaggaaaattggaataaaattatggcctaatctggtacatacactacggtaGTACCGAATAAATACGTAGTAGGACTTAACTATGATGGGATTGCAATTAGAGATCCTGGGTTCAAATTCTATGCCCAcgtagggtgtaataaattgtgtGTAGTCAATGCAGAAGCAGTAAGTTTACGGTCAGCGTTctctctaaggtgtgcgcgcgcacacagctttcagaggcagCGCACACGCATatatttactgcgcacagacgtatttcgatgtaatgtaacaatgttctcggttggcaggttgagaaagtttgttgttggcccacctattacccggttagaacgccaaaatttcttattggtttttgcacaaatattagtcatttccaaaaaagtgcgcacacgcctaaatttctgcgcacacatactacaaaaagtTAGAGGGAACAATGATTTCGGTCTCTCCAAATACTGTATAATAGCTTATTCTGTATTAGTGGATGGTTGCATAGAGCCTAGTTCAAAGGTGAaccttttcatattttaaaattgtccATTCTAATCACAGTTCAGAGAGTGATGATGAATATATTGACTCGGATGATAGTGACTCTTCGATAGAAGaagaaaatcaacaaaaaatcaaaaaagtttCTTTTAATGATGAATCATGTAACAAACCTCAATCATGTACAATACGATTCCAGCACACTGCCAAGGTGATGACGATATAACTGTTGCTAAATAAATTGGAGATTCACAtttgtaattaataatatacAGTAATGTTATCTTAGTTGTTCCCTGGATATTTGTTGGGAaggtttttttgcaaaaatatggTAGGTTTCTATAAAAAAACATCTCATGGTAATTATTTCCCATGTCATCcttagttattttatttgttgtagCCCAAAGGTTAGAGCGCTAGACTTAACTCAAATGCTTATCATCTCATAGATGCAATGTGAAATCGGAAAGATCCAATCCTTCCAAAAACTCCCAAGCGAATGCTCTAGTTCCTTTTGTGAAGGAAGGTGTGTAAACACctcataaaaaatgtaaaagttTGCTATTGGCATGTCGAAACTAATATCATAGTCAACAATGAAATAGTTGAATAACCTGAAATCTTTCCCTTCGCATTTCTCTTTCCAACAATGTCTTTACTTCAAggtaatttctatttttaaggCTCATTCATCAAAAAGCAACCATGAATTAACGCCAGGAGATGTTCACAAGCTTGTTAAACAACCACAATCAAAATCTATATTAAAGAAGACTAAACACGATGAATCACCAAGCTCAAGTCATGCAGTGCAATTGGTATGTTTTAGAAAAGTCTTCAAGATACAGAtctttgaaatatttctttaaATAGACTCCGGACATTTGTACAACATTATAGGAGAACAGGTCTTTACACAAAACAGTGCAATTGATTGGTAATCATCTTGCATAGCTGCCGTCTACATTGCAACCCTTTATGGAAGAGGCCATTCATAAGGTGATTGGGACCATATCTATCTCTTACCCTCCAACTGTTCTGCAGTCTcatagatttattttttatttatgtgcCATATTACCCTTGTCATATGTTTTATGTAGACTTTTTTAGCAGATGCTGGAGTATTAACCTTTTGCAAAGATGTGGAGAATGCTATGTTTATTTGCTATATAATGATGTGTGAAGATTTTATATGTACTACTAAATTATTCAGTCTCTTTGTATTTATGGCCCGAATTGTATCAATTTACAATAGTATCTTTTCAGGGAACAGCAGTTTCTGATATTGTGGTTGAAAGGGAAGTTGAAGTTCATGAAGAAATAAAGACAACTATGCAGACAAGAACTTCAACTAAGCCAGTTTCTAAGTTTAAAGCTGGCCGGAGAAAATGAATATACATGCTTAATAAAATTTGCTTGTTGTCTACCACAACTTATTAACTACCCATAAAGGGGGAGCTTCTCAGATACTTTTGTGAGCAGGTTATGTGGTTGTTAAAAACACTATCATTAGGTTAGTAAGTTAGTATTAGCATATTTGTATGGCTGCAATTTCTTTGTGAATGTTGTGGTTAAGTTACTCACATCAGTATATTTGGCCATTCAATGGTACATAAAATAAACTGATAGAGCTCAAAGCACCTGCTGACTTGGATGGATAAGGACGAGCTTACTAGCCACATTCTGTTGATAACAAAGGTGCATTTACCTATTGCATATGGGGACTCTCGTTTGAATTCGGTCACTGCGGTTGAAAATTTTCTGGGCCACCGACCAAAAGTATTCCTTAGCCCAATTGTGAGAAGTGGCTGaccaaacaaaaatattcacattGAATGGACAATTCTTAATGATTTCTGTGTAGATTCTTTGGTACCAGACAATTTGCAATATCAGGCACTTCAACATTTATAGACAAACATTGTACTCATGGAAGCAATTTTACAGTCTTTAAAAAGATGGCAACTTTATTAACATTCAACATTGGAATAGCGATTGTCAACTTACCCATTGCCATATTCTACATGCTGTCATTCACTCACACCTATATGATTTGCATTACTTTTCTTTTATGGTTATGGTGTGATGTGAATGATCTTTCAGGACACTTACAGTAACACCAAAACAAAGTTGGTCCGCTGATTTATTGCAGAAATAAGAATAAACTCAATAAAACATTACATAATTTAACTAAgaattttcttttatattcCTTATGCGAGCTATACTTGAAACCAGTCTTTTTGGAATATCAGTTGATACACTTTCAAATTCACTCTCTGATGATcttaataatttaattaacaaAGCGATATCCTTGAATACTGGTAATCCAAGGGAATCGACAACATTTCCCATATAATCTAAATCTGCTGCAAGCTGTCTCGCAGTATGTATTGTCAGTGAAGGGATCTGTAGGCACGCTTCAACATAGGTATGCTCAGATGCTCTCACTATAGAAGTTAGCCACCGGTCCGCCATGTTGTTGACATCAGACTTCTCATCTTCTAGTGAAAAGGGCAATTTGGCTGTGTGCAAGGCAGTTTCCATTGCGCTCAATTCCCCATCTCCTTCACTTAATCCAGCGGCCAATGGCTCTAAGTGCTGCGGCAATGTCATCAGGTACTGACCAATAGTAGTGGCATACTCTGTCGGAGGCAAACTAAAAGCTGGCAACTCAGAATTGTCCACAAGCTCGGCAGGTGTGTTTACATTGCTCCATATTTCCAACTGTGGAATAAGGGCTAATTGTTTACGAATCTGGGCAAAAGCAATATCGAATGCGAGTTGATGGGACTGCTGATTGAGATGCATGAGAGATTGCTTTACAGTCGGAAGCAAGGAGCGTTGTGATGGTGGCGACTGCTTCAGGCTCACCAACATGTCTTGCAGCTTTCTGTATTCTTTTTCATCAACTCTCTTCATATAATTATATAACACCCAAGTTGATTCTTGCTTCGATGCAACAACAGATGCTTCATCAGTTTGTTCAAACTCAAGCAACCCTGCCAAAGCAATTTCAGCACATTTAGATCCTAAAATATTCGAcatcaatttttgttcaaaatctgAAAACGATTGTAGCAGTTTGCCACATGTTGTAATGATACGCAACGAATGTTGGAACAAAGAATAATAATGATCTTCGCTTATTTCCAAATCACCAGAATCTTTCTTATTCAGCCCATATTGTAGAATTACAGTTCGTAATGCTCTGGAAAACTTGTCCGTGTAGCTATGAAAAAAAGTATTCAACGGAATGATCAAATCTTGTGAGCCAAGATAACCTGTTAGCTTGTCACACTGCTTTACAGCTTCTGTAGCTATTACAAAAACCTTGTCTGCAGAGGTAGATAGGACTTGTGTTAAATCCATTAAATCGCCAGCATCCATAACAACCTCACTCAATTTGGTCATGAGAACTTCGTTTTCCAATTCCTTATAATTAATTTGGAATTCCGCAAAAGGCATCCACAGAGCATCTGCTAAATTTTCAGataattttttgtcaattttatgTGACATAGGAAAACCACATGAAGTCTCTACAGATTCTtctaaatttattgcaaattgttTAGCAATTCCATGCAACTCTAACAATGGCTGGAGCTTTGGTCCATCAGCTGCTTCTAATGCACTTGTAATAACATCTATGAAGCCTGGTTTTGTTAGAGCCATCAGTTGTACTAAAAGCTTAAGAATTATTATGGTTGCATTCATGGAACCAAAAACGGTGCGGCACCATGGCAATTGACCATGCCAAGTTGACAATAGCAAATCAAACAATTCCTTCATAATTACAATGTTAGATTTATCGTCTTCATTTGAAATGATTTCTTGCCATTGATTGGTTAGATTAGAACTGTATGTTTTCACATAGTATTTATGAAGCTCAGATTCTCTACCAAtagtggaaaatattttttgtagctTCTTCGCATCTTCTGTGTTATGTTGCATAAAAGCAGCTACTGCTTGAGGACTAACTTGAGATTCCAGTCTATTTTTGAGTGCTTCCAAGTGCATTACTTTGTCATCATAATCTGGACTATCTTTTAGAATTTCCAAGCTGTTTTGCATACTTTTCAACCTAACTGCAATCGTGTAGGAATCTCCTGATCTGAAAACATCTTCAATTGCTGCAGCAAGACTCGACCAATTATCAGCTTCTTTGAGAGCTGAACATGAGCGCTCAACTCGACTTCGGACTTGATCAGTCAGCACAAGAACTTTCATTGTATTGGAAGTCTTTTTCTCTACATCATGAATATCCTCTTTTACTTGTTGCATTTGCTGTTTCAAGTACGAAGCTTCCTGTTTAAGGGCTTCCACATCTCTCAGTACTCTGGGCATTGAATTCACAACTTGTACTGACATTTCTTCTAATGATTTGTTGACTTCTTGAATAAATACTTGGAGCTTGGTGACCAGTGTAGCAGCATAAACATCTCTTTTATTCTGTGCGACAGCCCCCACGTCATCTTGATGTGCTTTAAACGCATTGTTTACCCAAGTGTTAACATTGAAATCCTCATccagaaatttggaaaaatccATGACGTCACTAATATAACTATAATTTATCATTAGCGaacaagaaagaatattttaagTTTAATAAAGCACACAAAAGTGATAGCATTGCAGATTGTGATCCTAGATTGTTACGAACCATATACATGagccaataatttatttttgaaaaaacatcAAACTCACActcatgaattgaaataatgaaaaataatattatgtgCTATATCAACTGgaggaaataaaattaacaTAACACGAATGCAGAACTGAAATACGAATTGAGCATGTTATGATTAAACTTGGTAGCTTCATGGGTAATATTTTTCTCACATACAGAGCACTTCTGAATGTAATGAGAAAATTGTTATCAACATCGTTTGAAAAACATGCTGAAAAAAtagcaattttcaaaattaccttattgaaaaaaaaatattttcagccAAATAACATGCTTGAAATCCTTTTTATTAGTCAgtacacattttaaaattgcttgTAGGTGGGAATATCCAGTTTTAAATAGTTTAGATCAAATTTTCAAGTCTATATGATTGAATTATTCAACAAAAACATCAGCAATCTATGTAACAATAGACAAAACATACATAAAATATCGAGGTCGACTATTTTGACAAGAATGTTGTTGAATTCAAGTTAATCAGGTTCATATTAGAAATAGATTCGTATCAAGTTGTACATATTCATATTAAAGTCATGAATTTATTCTGCAGAAATTcattgaaaacaatattttcaagtttttcaaaaatataattggcatttattttatatttcatttacaacaTCTAAGAGCATGTttaaattcaatgaaatttATATTGTAGTTTTAAAATTGGTATAATTACGGTAAGTTTCGGATCACTAAACTGGGTTGAAGAGAAAATTATTTGCCATTCACAAATGAAGtattacacaaaaaaattgcgaatatactttttttttccaattgGAGATTCTGGAAACAATTTTTATACATGGAGAGAAAGATAGaacctattttaaaatttacattcaaGATCCTGCAGCTTGTGCTTTCCCTACATCACTAATGCAAACCCATTGTCCATCAAGGCTTTCTTTCCATAAGGATACTTTATTATCTCCCCCAGATACAGCAAGAATATCTCCAGTAAGAGACCAACTTACATGCCATATGACATCATCAAATTTGTTCAACACACTTTGTGTCCATCTTGTCCCTACTCCATCATTAGTCCAAATAATGACTCGACCATCTTGGCAGCAACTTGCAATCTTACTTTTAGGGAGACCAATCGATGGAGCCCACGCAACGTCTCTCACCCAATCATTATGGCTTTCTAGTTTCGCTTCTTCTTGCCAACCTATGCCTTCTTTTTCGCACCAAATTTTGACTAAATTGTCGCATCCACCCGAAACAAATCTTTTTACTTGTGAATCTTTGTTAGCATTTGAAGGTGGTTCTACTAATGAACCGGGAACCACAGCTGGTGCCCAGCTTACAGCATTACAACCAATAGTGTGCGCATTGGGTATCTTTGCTGCCTCCCAAGTACCACCTTCAGTATATGTGAGGACAGAAATTGAACCATCTGATGAACCGCACGCCAGAATCAGTCCCACCTCATGTGGCGCCCAACACACAGAGTTAACTGATGAATCGTGATCACCATATTCATAATACTTCGTCCATTGACCATTCATTTCCTTCCATATTATGACCTTTCTGTCATAAGAACAAGATGCCAATATGTTACCGTATTTAGGATGTGCCCAAGCAACTTGCCATACCGGTCCTTCATGCCCCATAAGTGTGGTTATCAGGCGCTGGGTGTTATTTTTGACATCGAACACTTTCACTGACCTGTCAGATGAACAAGTCGCTAAATGCACACCAT contains:
- the LOC120327292 gene encoding protein SEC13 homolog: MVSVINTVDTSHEDMIHDAQLDYYGVHLATCSSDRSVKVFDVKNNTQRLITTLMGHEGPVWQVAWAHPKYGNILASCSYDRKVIIWKEMNGQWTKYYEYGDHDSSVNSVCWAPHEVGLILACGSSDGSISVLTYTEGGTWEAAKIPNAHTIGCNAVSWAPAVVPGSLVEPPSNANKDSQVKRFVSGGCDNLVKIWCEKEGIGWQEEAKLESHNDWVRDVAWAPSIGLPKSKIASCCQDGRVIIWTNDGVGTRWTQSVLNKFDDVIWHVSWSLTGDILAVSGGDNKVSLWKESLDGQWVCISDVGKAQAAGS
- the LOC120326730 gene encoding uncharacterized protein LOC120326730: MADVEGMIRARQIQDEALAELDAKVKACKESMKNYEHLSGRITTLPDKLSHPVMVPFGKLAFMPGRLVHTNELLVHLGDAWFTTVSCKKALEIVEMRQNNLKDTLIDLEKVTTNIKMKSEYLGDIAKAAEEEFEIKEECPENYVHPKDRKRVSRVKDEKSESDSPEVKNQDDKLINEKHEDLLKRLDELELLEEEEDGINSSESDDEYIDSDDSDSSIEEENQQKIKKVSFNDESCNKPQSCTIRFQHTAKAHSSKSNHELTPGDVHKLVKQPQSKSILKKTKHDESPSSSHAVQLGTAVSDIVVEREVEVHEEIKTTMQTRTSTKPVSKFKAGRRK
- the LOC120327290 gene encoding conserved oligomeric Golgi complex subunit 7-like — translated: MINYSYISDVMDFSKFLDEDFNVNTWVNNAFKAHQDDVGAVAQNKRDVYAATLVTKLQVFIQEVNKSLEEMSVQVVNSMPRVLRDVEALKQEASYLKQQMQQVKEDIHDVEKKTSNTMKVLVLTDQVRSRVERSCSALKEADNWSSLAAAIEDVFRSGDSYTIAVRLKSMQNSLEILKDSPDYDDKVMHLEALKNRLESQVSPQAVAAFMQHNTEDAKKLQKIFSTIGRESELHKYYVKTYSSNLTNQWQEIISNEDDKSNIVIMKELFDLLLSTWHGQLPWCRTVFGSMNATIIILKLLVQLMALTKPGFIDVITSALEAADGPKLQPLLELHGIAKQFAINLEESVETSCGFPMSHKIDKKLSENLADALWMPFAEFQINYKELENEVLMTKLSEVVMDAGDLMDLTQVLSTSADKVFVIATEAVKQCDKLTGYLGSQDLIIPLNTFFHSYTDKFSRALRTVILQYGLNKKDSGDLEISEDHYYSLFQHSLRIITTCGKLLQSFSDFEQKLMSNILGSKCAEIALAGLLEFEQTDEASVVASKQESTWVLYNYMKRVDEKEYRKLQDMLVSLKQSPPSQRSLLPTVKQSLMHLNQQSHQLAFDIAFAQIRKQLALIPQLEIWSNVNTPAELVDNSELPAFSLPPTEYATTIGQYLMTLPQHLEPLAAGLSEGDGELSAMETALHTAKLPFSLEDEKSDVNNMADRWLTSIVRASEHTYVEACLQIPSLTIHTARQLAADLDYMGNVVDSLGLPVFKDIALLIKLLRSSESEFESVSTDIPKRLVSSIARIRNIKENS